In Deinococcus ruber, the genomic stretch GAGCATTCAGCCAAGTGCTGTCCATTCCCTAGTTTGCATCACTTATGGGTAACGATCAGGGATAAATCCCTGGACTTTCCGCCCAGACCCTTTTCTGTAAGAGAGGGGGTGGTGGTCAGGGCAGCGCGGCGGCGTAGCCAGGACCGCACGTCCGCAGCGAGCAGCACATGCCCGCTGTGCTGATCGAGGGTCTGAATGCAGTCCCTCTTGAAGTCCAGGTACTGCTGCCAGGCCGGAGCACTGACCCACTGACCATCCCAGCTGCGGCGCGGCAGTGCGCGAAGGTCCTGCTCGATGGTCGTCATTCGCTGCTCGAACGCCACTTCCGAAAGCTCAGCGGCGAGCGTCAGCTCGTGCTGCTCCCAGGCGTCTGGATTGAGCGGGAACCCGTGCTGCCGGAAGACCTCTCCGGACGTTCTCAGGACATCCAGCGCGAGTGGGAAGTGCAGGCTCATGACCAGCAGCGCCAGGTCACACGGTCCGCTCCCGCCGTACCCCCAGGCAATCCCGCTGGGACTATGGTGCACCGGGCGGGATGGGAAGCGGCTGGTCACATCGACACCACCGAGGTGCAGCTGGTAGACGGGCACGGACGCCTGCAGGAGCAGATGAACGTCGGGGGCAGTTGGATCTGGTTGCACACACCCTCCTTCAGGTGGCGAACTTCCCGCCCGCGAGCAGGACGCGTTCAGCGGTCAGAAAATGCCACTGTTCGCTGATGTAGGAGTGACCGCTGACCGGCTCCTGCGTGACGATGCGGATGAATTTGTCGTCGACCAGGCCCGCTGCACGGGCAGGCAGGCCATTGAGTGTGATGCTCGCCTTCTGAAGGTCCTCCAGCACAGTCCTGGGCGTACTGACAGGGGCCGGGGGCGTACGCGCAGGCGCTGGATCCTCTCCACGCCAGGGCATCAACGGTCCTGAACCTGCGAGCATCAGACGTCCGCCTTGCACGCCGCTGCCGCCCATTCTTGATTCAGCACCGCGATCTGCTTGCGGTACGCGGAGATCGACTTCTCGCCGATATCGAGCGGCAGAGTGTCAGGGGTGGGCAGATACCCGAGGTACCCGCGCAGGTTGAAATACAGTTCGCCGTACTGCTTGCCGTGCAGCAGCACGTCGTACCGCATTTCCTGTTCGCAACTGCTCTTCTTGCGGGGAGCTTCCACCAGGGTGATCGCCTTGGCAGGGCGTGCAGGGCGTGCAGGGCGGATCGGAGCGCGGGAGGCGCTCACGCGGCGGCCTGCGGCTGACGCATCACAGCCACCACCACCACATACGGTCCACGAATGAGCAGCGCGGGCGTCTGCTTGGGACTCATGGTCAGCTTCAACAACCCGCGCACCGAGCAGGCCTGCAGTAACTGCGGCAGATGAAACCGCACCACGTAATCGCCCCCCTCCGTCTCCGCTTCGAGCGGGATGCGCCCGACGCCGAATTCACTCTGCACACTCAGGGTGATCTCCCCCCGACCAATCGACATCGTCACCGCTCGCTGGTGGAGATCAGCCAGCGGCAGCAGTTGCCGCAGGGCCTGCCGGATCACATCGGATTCGATCTGCAC encodes the following:
- a CDS encoding DUF6166 domain-containing protein — encoded protein: MQPDPTAPDVHLLLQASVPVYQLHLGGVDVTSRFPSRPVHHSPSGIAWGYGGSGPCDLALLVMSLHFPLALDVLRTSGEVFRQHGFPLNPDAWEQHELTLAAELSEVAFEQRMTTIEQDLRALPRRSWDGQWVSAPAWQQYLDFKRDCIQTLDQHSGHVLLAADVRSWLRRRAALTTTPSLTEKGLGGKSRDLSLIVTHK